Proteins found in one Leishmania major strain Friedlin complete genome, chromosome 35 genomic segment:
- a CDS encoding conserved hypothetical protein (previous protein_id=AAZ14658.1) codes for MNPNDAAQQLLQNEKFLELFQRALGNGGGNGNGGDISDMLQSMPEEGDPKREEWLRTLQSRLQEEATKEAKEDLEQVHSDEQGQWMFVLPDPGFCIKTNVAGGAKVFINVCQHARIGEPVPMEPENGSAGQGDTAEMRYRIPISCGQARPGKDKGGKPCKVYDVIVNPSTMQRCGKDHEFRRFVAALCMQWIKQKSEPTLNADEFRNLSFKCKGKLEPQRIRLSTQPKERNVMGDEIRLPTAAGSATAPSQVTGSQGNGKLIQEVLPPTNTNAGPSASSTEAATPGTAALKPEPVVKSVIAEGVYSWALHKRPTSNPYFKENVPSYFAITLYLPGVQTIREVDVRIGYRRVDCYYIDEVADGEERDEEAAASAEGGERGAAAANKGSGASPFLSLTLDYPVSDDVVEAKYVRKTSLLKLKLAVQLPDEMQAPATRPDRDVTEVEMEEQQRDHLAREEEWAAAKARNERRQQEEAAVMAERRSYVENLSAVKSGDIPPIIRDEVDQMPREQLPGMLYRLERRIRKGDSIDMLLEKLPEPMLNALIDYICEKLSLEPRQRKASAVKGEHHTASSSSLHEGNPTAAVSPLAAKAAEAEDSNKRPPTESQPAMQVFHATTQSEALFGVQLHNRYLFALD; via the coding sequence atgcagcgcagcagctgctgcaaaACGAAAAGTTCCTGGAACTCTTTCAGCGAGCACtgggcaacggcggcggcaacggcaatGGTGGAGACATTAGTGACATGCTCCAGTCTATGCCCGAGGAGGGCGATCCAAAGCGGGAGGAGTGGCTGCGCACTCTGCAGTCACGCCTGCAGGAGGAAGCGACCAAGGAGGCGAAAGAGGACCTGGAGCAGGTGCACAGCGACGAGCAGGGTCAGTGGATGTTTGTCTTGCCGGACCCCGGGTTCTGTATTAAGACCAacgtcgccggtggcgcgAAGGTGTTCATTAAcgtgtgccagcacgcacgcatcgGGGAGCCAGTGCCCATGGAACCAGAGAATGGAAGCGCTGGTCAGGGTGACACCGCGGAGATGCGCTACCGCATCCCGATCAGCTGCGGCCAAGCGCGGCCCGGCAAGGACAAGGGTGGAAAACCCTGCAAGGTGTACGACGTCATCGTCAACCCGTCCACaatgcagcgctgcggcaaGGATCACGAGTTCCGTCGCTTCGTGGCTGCACTGTGCATGCAATGGATTAAGCAGAAATCTGAGCCTACCCTGAACGCCGACGAGTTCCGAAACCTCAGCTTTAAATGTAAAGGCAAGCTTGAGCCGCAGCGCATTCGTCTCTCGACGCAGCCGAAGGAGCGCAACGTGATGGGAGACGAAATCCGCCTGCCGACCGCCGCGGGTAGCGCCACAGCGCCGTCACAGGTGACCGGGTCGCAGGGAAACGGCAAGCTAATCCAGGAGGTGCTTCCACCCACTAACACCAACGCGGGCCCCTCTGCAAGTTCGACGGAGGCAGCGACGCCCGGCACCGCTGCATTGAAGCCGGAGCCAGTCGTCAAGAGTGTGATCGCTGAGGGAGTGTACAGTTGGGCACTGCACAAGAGGCCTACGTCGAACCCGTACTTCAAGGAGAACGTGCCTTCTTACTTCGCCATCACGCTCTACTTACCAGGAGTCCAAACAATCCGCGAGGTCGACGTCCGCATCGGCTACCGGCGAGTGGATTGCTACTATATTGACGAGGTggccgacggcgaggagcgcgacgaggaggcggcggcatcagCTGAGGGTGGTGAGCGTGGGGCGGCTGCGGCCAACAAAGGGTCTGGTGCCTCGCCGTTTCTCTCTTTGACCCTCGACTACCCCGTGTCCGATGACGTGGTGGAGGCCAAGTACGTGCGGAAAACGTCACTGCTGAAGCTGAAGCTGGCGGTGCAACTGCCCGACGAGATGCAGGCTCCTGCCACTCGACCGGACCGCGACGTAACAGAGGTCgagatggaggagcagcagcgcgaccaTTTGGCGCGCGAAGAGGAATGGGCCGCCGCCAAGGCGAGAAATGAGCGTcggcagcaggaggaggccgcggTAATGGCAGAGCGGCGTAGCTACGTTGAAAATTTGTCCGCTGTGAAATCGGGCGACATCCCGCCCATCATTCGGGATGAGGTGGATCAGATGCCGCGCGAGCAACTGCCGGGCATGCTTTACCGATTGGAGAGGCGCATCCGTAAAGGTGACTCCATCGATATGTTGCTGGAAAAGCTGCCGGAGCCGATGCTGAACGCGTTGATCGACTACATTTGCGAGAAACTGTCGCTGGAGCCGCGTCAGCGTAAGGCGTCCGCAGTCAAAGGAGAGCACCACACAGCATCTTCATCGTCGTTACATGAAGGGAatcccaccgctgccgtctcgCCGTTGGCGGCCaaagctgctgaagctgaaGACTCGAACAAGCGGCCGCCAACTGAGAGCCAGCCGGCAATGCAAGTGTTTCACGCGACGACGCAGTCCGAGGCGCTCTTCGGCGTTCAACTTCACAACCGGTACCTCTTCGCACTTGATTGA
- a CDS encoding conserved hypothetical protein (previous protein_id=AAZ14659.1), whose amino-acid sequence MLRHTCLARVHLFSALVPQVKVQAPHFLSAEGVATAKVALEERKSYMDYPELVECIDALGNIDSALKMSDVAKKLSKCVDALRAQLYRKDSTDPRRRLELHEAVMAAGFYERVISVTQLEGEGIRYVMNHFNFDVRRDTLITRKVHETLAEEKKTTPESEQLLRDLLLLERRLTGKYRFSQLGGRRWFALGMPLSEIKTEKEARRLLDISVIKKDGNFTLCEVDSEKLWKTITIKPNEEPHVTFAEAGNIFTDIRETDMIFELRVQKPQTPPDFWERLRETLLRYWVLWFAAWVTFFMVDEEIITLVALIFMKHWQTKMLEEEAQKTGGKVYIASAVGRSRE is encoded by the coding sequence ATGCTTCGCCACACGTGtctcgcacgcgtgcacctctTCAGCGCGCTGGTGCCGCAGGTAAAGGTGCAAGCGCCGCACTTCTTGTCGGCAGAGGGCGTGGCCACGGCCAAGGTCGCGCTCGAGGAGCGTAAGTCGTACATGGACTACCCCGAACTCGTTGAGTGCATCGATGCACTTGGCAACATCGACAGCGCGCTCAAAATGAGTGACGTGGCGAAGAAACTAAGTAAGTGTGTCGACGCTCTGCGTGCTCAGCTGTACCGCAAGGACTCGACCGATCCACGACGGCGGCTGGAGCTTCACGAGGCCGTGATGGCGGCGGGCTTCTATGAGCGTGTCATTAGCGTGACTCAGctggagggagaggggatTCGCTACGTTATGAACCACTTCAACTTCGACGTGCGTCGCGACACGCTGATCACGCGAAAGGTGCATGAGACGCTTGCggaagagaagaaaacaaCGCCAGAGTCAGAGCAGCTTCTACGCGACTTGCTACTTCTTGAGCGTCGCCTCACTGGCAAGTACCGCTTCTCGCAGCTAGGGGGTCGCCGCTGGTTCGCGCTCGGCATGCCGCTCTCCGAGATCAAGACGGAGAAAGAGGCGCGGCGTCTCCTTGACATTAGCGTCATCAAGAAAGACGGCAACTTTACTCTTTGTGAGGTGGATTCGGAGAAGTTGTGGAAGACTATCACAATCAAACCAAACGAGGAGCCGCACGTCACGTTCGCGGAAGCAGGGAACATCTTCACGGATATTCGCGAAACCGACATGATCTTTGAGCTGCGCGTGCAAaagccgcagacgccgccAGATTTCTGGGAGCGGCTCCGCGAaacgctgctgcgctactGGGTGCTGTGGTTTGCGGCGTGGGTGACTTTTTTCATGGTGGATGAGGAGATTATCACGCTGGTTGCGCTGATCTTCATGAAGCACTGGCAGACGAAGatgctcgaggaggaggcgcaaaAGACGGGCGGCAAGGTGTACATCGCATCGGCCGTGGGTCGCTCTCGAGAGTGA